In Gouania willdenowi chromosome 15, fGouWil2.1, whole genome shotgun sequence, one DNA window encodes the following:
- the LOC114476963 gene encoding E3 ubiquitin/ISG15 ligase TRIM25 — translation MGTVEESLKCPICQDFFTEPVSLQCSHNFCLSCIRTVWEPDDSSLSPLFCPECQILLPSDLTLEINSDLQTKVKDFTTYRRAGAEQQSNATTASSTIRCDHCIEMPLVAVKTCLTCDASLCQAHAQLHQLRSALREHTVVDAIEDPLSLKCREHRDELKLFCLEDKVAVCCLCVLVGAHKHHKAAQLQEASADFKILLETRMNQLLQRRSEVEHVIKDLESLYSQTVEFTSDFKEKISDKYSRIRVVLDGDERLMMQIIDAEEAYMTEWLEAQREIMEAQIKEIDTFRASSKSLLQETNNLQFLEQITSQNLCEPVDLAPIQDVNKDLCDPEKLRTIEKLVDDLSMALSQHFPRMWSYLCSPALDSKTAHPKLEISPDNKQVYWRQQPTSEGQKSRPYESQYSVLAQECFSNGQHYWEVIVQDKPFWLIGVSTGSMNHKESKCLSLSSLGINDTSWCIYYGDGQYLACHDTQEKQLTVEKRVKKLGILANLQRGELSFYDADALTLLHTFCVQCTGPLYPLFNPCIDVKGANRQPLTLFWIKEPWDWTVDQDHM, via the exons ATGGGGACTGTTGAGGAATCTTTAAAGTGTCCTATCTGCCAGGATTTCTTCACAGAGCCTGTATCACTCCAGTGCAGCCACAACTTCTGTCTCAGCTGCATTCGGACTGTGTGGGAACCAGATGACTCCAGTCTGAGTCCTCTGTTTTGTCCAGAGTGTCAGATATTACTTCCCTCTGACCTCACATTGGAGATAAACTCTGACCTTCAGACCAAAGTGAAGGACTTCACCACGTACAGACGAGCTGGAGCAGAGCAACAAAGCAATGCAACTACTGCCTCCTCAACCATCCGCTGTGACCACTGCATAGAGATGCCACTGGTTGCGGTGAAGACGTGTCTGACCTGTGATGCCTCGCTGTGCCAGGCTCACGCCCAGCTACACCAGCTGAGGTCTGCTCTGAGGGAGCACACTGTGGTGGATGCCATCGAGGATCCACTGTCTTTGAAGTGTAGAGAGCACAGAGATGAACTCAAGTTGTTCTGCCTGGAGGACAAAGTGGCTGTGTGCTgcttgtgtgttcttgttggcGCACACAAACATCATAAAGCAGCTCAACTACAGGAGGCCAGTGCAGACTTCAAG ATACTATTGGAAACAAGGATGAACCAACTTCTGCAGAGGAGAAGTGAAGTTGAACATGTCATCAAGGACCTTGAGTCACTGTACTCACAAACTGTG GAATTCACATCAGATTTCAAGGAGAAAATCTCAGACAAGTACAGTCGGATCCGTGTGGTGTTGGATGGTGATGAACGTCTGATGATGCAGATAATAGACGCAGAGGAAGCTTACATGACAGAGTGGCTGGAGGCCCAAAGGGAAATCATGGAGGCTCAGATTAAAGAAATTGACACATTTAGAGCCTCCAGCAAATCCCTGCTACAGGAGACCAACAATCTACAATTCCTAGAG CAAATCACATCACAGAATCTATG TGAACCAGTAGATTTAGCACCTATCCAGGATGTCAACAAAGACCTGTGCGACCCAGAGAAGCTAAGAACCATTGAGAAGCTGGTGGATGATCTCTCCATGGCTCTTTCCCAACACTTTCCTCGGATGTGGTCAT ATCTTTGTTCTCCAGCTCTGGACTCCAAAACTGCTCATCCAAAGCTAGAAATATCTCCTGATAACAAACAGGTGTACTGGAGACAGCAGCCTACCAGTGAGGGACAGAAGTCTCGCCCATATGAGTCCCAGTACAGTGTTCTGGCTCAGGAATGCTTTTCAAATGGTCAGCATTACTGGGAGGTGATTGTCCAAGACAAACCCTTCTGGTTGATTGGTGTCAGCACTGGATCAATGAACCACAAAGAGAGTAAATGTCTGAGCTTGTCCAGCCTGGGCATAAACGACACATCATGGTGCATCTACTATGGAGATGGACAATACCTGGCATGTCATGACACTCAGGAGAAGCAGCTGACGGTGGAAAAGAGAGTCAAGAAACTTGGCATACTGGCCAATCTCCAGAGGGGGGAGCTGTCCTTCTATGATGCAGATGCTCTGACTCTTCTTCACACTTTCTGTGTGCAGTGCACAGGGCCTCTCTACCCTTTGTTTAACCCATGCATTGATGTGAAAGGTGCAAACAGGCAACCCCTGACCTTGTTTTGGATTAAAGAACCATGGGATTGGACTGTAGATCAGGATCATATGTGA